From one Cyanobacterium stanieri PCC 7202 genomic stretch:
- a CDS encoding ribosomal large subunit pseudouridine synthase D (PFAM: RNA pseudouridylate synthase; S4 domain~TIGRFAM: pseudouridine synthase, RluA family~COGs: COG0564 Pseudouridylate synthase 23S RNA-specific~InterPro IPR002942:IPR006145:IPR006224:IPR006225~KEGG: ana:alr0522 hypothetical protein~PFAM: pseudouridine synthase; RNA-binding S4 domain protein~SMART: RNA-binding S4 domain protein~SPTR: Pseudouridine synthase;~TIGRFAM: pseudouridine synthase, RluA family): MINEVETNCQFRDFVVDANKIRIDLWLAENLTDLSRSRVQKLIEDGQVYLNDRLCTQKKETLKQGDKIHVHIPAAVPSHIEAQEIPLDILYEDEFLIIINKPANFVVHPAPGHSKGTLVNALLAHCPDLKGIGGVERPGIVHRLDKDTTGAMVVAKTEPVLHDLQGQIRAKTARREYLAVVYGSFSEDNGTIDLPIGRHPTQRKKMAVVPLEKGGKKALTHWQVRERLGNYSWLHFRLETGRTHQIRVHSTQMGHPIIGDPLYGSGHSVGVNLTGQALHAFRLTLTHPVSGEELSAIAPIPPEMEKLVKVLRNRL, translated from the coding sequence GTGATCAATGAGGTGGAGACAAATTGCCAGTTTCGAGATTTTGTGGTGGATGCTAACAAAATTAGGATTGATCTATGGTTAGCAGAAAATTTGACTGATTTGTCTCGCTCTCGGGTGCAAAAGTTGATTGAAGATGGACAGGTGTATCTAAATGATCGACTTTGTACCCAAAAAAAGGAAACCCTTAAACAGGGTGATAAAATCCATGTCCATATTCCCGCCGCAGTACCTTCCCATATTGAAGCCCAAGAAATCCCCCTTGATATTCTCTATGAGGATGAATTTTTAATCATTATCAATAAACCTGCTAATTTTGTAGTACATCCTGCCCCCGGTCATAGTAAAGGTACTTTGGTTAATGCTTTGTTGGCTCATTGTCCTGACTTAAAGGGCATCGGGGGGGTAGAACGTCCTGGGATTGTTCATCGCCTTGATAAGGACACCACGGGGGCGATGGTGGTGGCAAAAACTGAGCCTGTGTTACATGACTTACAAGGTCAAATTAGGGCAAAAACTGCCCGAAGGGAATATTTAGCGGTGGTTTATGGTTCCTTTTCTGAGGATAATGGTACAATTGATCTGCCTATTGGTCGTCACCCTACCCAGCGAAAAAAAATGGCGGTGGTACCTTTGGAAAAAGGAGGAAAAAAGGCGCTTACCCATTGGCAGGTAAGGGAAAGGTTAGGTAATTATTCGTGGTTACATTTTAGGTTAGAAACTGGGCGGACTCATCAAATTAGGGTACACAGCACCCAGATGGGGCATCCTATCATTGGTGATCCCCTCTACGGATCTGGTCATTCGGTGGGGGTAAATCTCACAGGACAAGCCTTACACGCCTTTCGGCTTACCCTTACTCACCCCGTCTCTGGAGAGGAATTAAGTGCGATCGCCCCTATTCCTCCAGAAATGGAAAAATTAGTTAAAGTGCTCAGAAATAGGCTTTGA
- a CDS encoding Nucleotidyl transferase (PFAM: Nucleotidyl transferase; Bacterial transferase hexapeptide (three repeats)~COGs: COG1208 Nucleoside-diphosphate-sugar pyrophosphorylase involved in lipopolysaccharide biosynthesis/translation initiation factor 2B gamma/epsilon subunits (eIF-2Bgamma/eIF-2Bepsilon)~InterPro IPR005835~KEGG: cyt:cce_0336 mannose-1-phosphate guanyltransferase~PFAM: Nucleotidyl transferase~SPTR: Mannose-1-phosphate guanyltransferase) — protein sequence MILAAGKGTRIRPITHTIPKPLIPILQKPVMEFLLELLRQHGFDQVMVNVSHLAEQIESYFRDGQRFGVQIGYSFEGSIVDGELRGDALGSAGGIKRIQEFNPFFDETFVVLCGDALIDLDLTEVVRRHKEKGAIATVITKSVPREAVSSYGVVVTDEDGKILTFQEKPSVEEALSTEINTGIYIFEPEVIDYIPPNQEYDIGGDLFPHLVELNLPFYAINMDFEWVDIGKVPDYWEAIRSVLLGKIKNVQIPGKEVKPGIYTGVNVSINWDKVDITGPVYIGGMTHVEDGAKIVGPAMIGPNCWICEGATVDNSVIFEYSRLGTGVRLVDKLVFGRYCVDKKGTAIDVKEAALDWLITDSRQTSPSHLERVKAISELINFRY from the coding sequence ATGATTTTGGCGGCGGGAAAGGGAACTCGTATTCGTCCTATTACTCACACTATCCCTAAACCTTTGATTCCGATTTTACAAAAGCCTGTAATGGAGTTTTTGCTGGAGTTGTTGAGACAACATGGTTTTGATCAGGTGATGGTGAATGTAAGTCATTTGGCGGAACAAATCGAGAGTTATTTCCGTGATGGACAACGTTTTGGGGTTCAGATTGGTTATTCTTTTGAGGGAAGTATTGTAGATGGGGAGTTACGAGGTGATGCTTTGGGTTCGGCTGGGGGTATTAAGCGAATCCAAGAGTTTAATCCTTTTTTTGATGAAACCTTTGTGGTGTTGTGTGGAGATGCTTTGATTGATCTTGATTTGACTGAGGTGGTACGTCGTCATAAGGAAAAAGGGGCGATCGCAACGGTAATCACCAAATCAGTACCTAGGGAAGCCGTCTCCAGCTACGGGGTAGTAGTTACCGATGAGGATGGCAAAATTTTGACCTTTCAGGAAAAACCATCGGTGGAAGAAGCCCTTAGCACAGAAATAAATACAGGTATTTACATTTTCGAGCCTGAAGTCATTGACTATATTCCCCCCAACCAAGAATATGACATCGGGGGGGATTTATTTCCCCATCTGGTAGAATTAAATCTGCCTTTCTATGCCATCAACATGGATTTTGAATGGGTAGATATTGGTAAAGTGCCAGATTATTGGGAGGCGATTCGCTCAGTATTATTAGGGAAAATTAAAAATGTACAGATTCCGGGCAAAGAGGTAAAACCGGGTATTTATACAGGGGTGAATGTGTCCATCAATTGGGATAAAGTGGATATTACAGGTCCTGTTTACATCGGTGGCATGACTCACGTTGAAGATGGGGCAAAAATTGTTGGTCCTGCCATGATTGGTCCTAATTGTTGGATATGTGAAGGGGCAACAGTGGACAATAGTGTCATTTTTGAGTATTCTCGCTTGGGTACAGGAGTTCGCTTGGTGGATAAATTGGTGTTTGGGCGTTACTGTGTGGACAAAAAAGGAACTGCCATCGATGTTAAGGAGGCAGCGCTTGATTGGTTGATTACTGATTCTCGTCAAACTTCCCCAAGTCATTTGGAAAGGGTGAAGGCAATTTCTGAGTTGATTAATTTTAGGTATTAA
- a CDS encoding Lecithin:cholesterol acyltransferase (COGs: COG1075 acetyltransferase and hydrolase with the alpha/beta hydrolase fold~InterPro IPR003386~KEGG: cyp:PCC8801_3898 lipase class 2~PFAM: Lecithin:cholesterol acyltransferase~SPTR: Similar to tr|P73372|P73372) yields the protein MNPVLLIHGFVDKSIVFNKMSSYLIAKGYEIHSIDLTPNYGTADLKILAEQVKKYIDNTFSIGQKIDLIGFSMGGLVTRYYLQRMEGNKKVDKYISISAPNNGTLTAYLLPFEGIKQMRPESEFLLDLNKDLKENLSGIKSLFLWTPYDLMIFPAKSSVMAGIPQESIPVLNHKWMISDGRVLERVDRFLSDS from the coding sequence ATGAATCCTGTTTTATTAATTCACGGTTTTGTTGATAAAAGTATTGTCTTTAATAAAATGTCATCTTATTTAATAGCAAAAGGATATGAAATACACAGTATTGATTTAACTCCTAATTATGGAACAGCGGATTTAAAAATATTGGCAGAGCAGGTAAAAAAGTATATTGATAATACTTTTAGCATAGGGCAAAAAATAGACTTAATCGGTTTTAGTATGGGAGGTTTAGTTACCCGTTACTATTTACAAAGGATGGAGGGAAATAAAAAGGTGGATAAGTATATCAGCATTTCAGCACCAAATAACGGCACTCTCACGGCTTATTTATTACCCTTTGAGGGCATTAAACAAATGCGTCCGGAAAGTGAATTTTTATTAGACTTAAATAAAGATTTAAAAGAAAATTTATCAGGGATTAAATCTCTTTTTTTATGGACACCCTATGACCTCATGATTTTTCCAGCCAAAAGTTCGGTGATGGCGGGTATTCCCCAAGAAAGTATCCCTGTTTTAAATCACAAATGGATGATTAGTGATGGGAGAGTTTTAGAAAGGGTTGACAGATTTTTGAGTGATAGTTGA
- a CDS encoding Alpha-mannosidase (PFAM: Glycosyl hydrolases family 38 C-terminal domain; Glycosyl hydrolases family 38 N-terminal domain; Alpha mannosidase, middle domain~COGs: COG0383 Alpha-mannosidase~InterPro IPR000602:IPR015341:IPR011682~KEGG: cyc:PCC7424_4232 glycosyl hydrolase 38 domain protein~PFAM: glycosyl hydrolase 38 domain protein; glycoside hydrolase family 38; Glycoside hydrolase family 38 central region~PRIAM: Alpha-mannosidase~SPTR: Glycosyl hydrolase 38 domain protein) — MTIEQTINRLKSLTELDIQNNWFFIDQNLEKPPLNIGENWQQGKVNEKQYLVWEKGNKTRWFAQKIIIPHNLNKYPLENLSLRIGLTWWAESAEIYINHQLVCEGDLFDSSSRVLITNNAQPNQEFIISLKLTSPSHDIGGLMASRCFYESKYDKIDPSFVANELTVLGKYIDEFHPEHNLDLENAINQINWQNIDDQNLFNQSLIDLRKKLLPLSKYIKKRNFHLLGHAHLDMAWLWTMDETYNVAQRTFNSVLNLQKDFTKLTFGHTTAYLYQWIESNNQPLFKQIQAKVKNNTWEILGGMWVEPEVNLISGESLVRQVLYGQKYFKEKFDRYNRVAWLPDSFGFPAQLPQILRLGEIDYFVTGKLHWNDTNKFPHGCFWWQSPDGSGIFTAMSPPNIAGVMNTNPVVMTDYSVDWEKETGLGDIFWLPGVGDHGGGPTRDMLDVVTRYDESPFFPRVNFTEAEDYLDIISSGLSNNIPVWNEELYLELHRGCYTTHGDQKYFNRYCEKILFQAELFSTINYLLNKKYNISISGNNNNQVEIDELWKKILLNQFHDILPGTSINPVFDDANVIWQEVVERGEFILKESLKAIALKISKKKVDRNKKEKRVIIFNSLNWQRSEIVKIDIDNQNCQVRDSQGDILPTQITEDNKLLVWVENIPPLGYTQLTLTPTQGKEYPDNSPQSEVKKDQQLLTDEQKISAEINFILENEYIQATINPHTGNLTSIYDYKIGQEILGGEGNELQLFQDKGQYWDAWNIDPNYEKYPLEKTKLISIEWLEKGTLRQVIKIVKKYNKSTFTQKYILHCNSPILYIENKVDWQEEYTLLKVNFPLNFESAIAHYETPCAVMEYNTNPQTALEKAKWEICAHHWVDLSNDKYGVSLLNNCKYGHDFKPNQIRLSLLRSPKWPDSTSDMMIHEFTYGIYPHQNSWQEAKTINRSYELNVPLQVLILDNEEESFSYLPESQEFFNLGADGLILMSFKRSYDDDNQIILRCYQSGNKVVNFDLKNSLDLKIKNKVNILENHLNKIDDNNVIKPWEIASYSLISNKKI; from the coding sequence ATGACAATTGAGCAAACCATCAATAGACTAAAATCCTTAACAGAATTAGACATACAAAATAATTGGTTTTTTATTGATCAAAATTTAGAAAAACCCCCGTTAAATATCGGGGAGAATTGGCAACAAGGAAAAGTCAACGAGAAACAATATTTAGTGTGGGAAAAAGGTAATAAAACAAGATGGTTTGCTCAAAAAATTATTATTCCCCATAATTTAAATAAATATCCCCTCGAGAATTTATCATTACGAATTGGCTTAACTTGGTGGGCAGAATCTGCTGAAATATATATTAATCATCAGTTAGTTTGTGAAGGGGATTTATTCGATTCATCCAGTAGAGTTTTAATAACCAATAATGCTCAACCCAATCAAGAATTTATCATCAGTTTAAAATTAACTAGCCCTAGTCATGACATTGGTGGTTTAATGGCTTCTCGATGTTTTTATGAAAGTAAATATGACAAAATCGATCCTAGTTTTGTGGCTAATGAGTTGACAGTTTTAGGAAAATATATCGATGAATTTCATCCTGAGCATAACCTAGATTTAGAAAATGCTATTAATCAAATAAATTGGCAAAACATAGATGATCAAAACTTATTTAATCAATCTTTAATTGACCTACGCAAAAAACTATTACCTCTATCCAAATATATCAAAAAAAGAAACTTCCATTTATTAGGTCATGCCCATTTGGATATGGCATGGTTATGGACAATGGATGAAACTTATAACGTCGCTCAAAGAACTTTTAATTCAGTCTTAAATTTACAGAAAGATTTTACAAAATTAACTTTTGGACATACCACAGCTTATCTTTATCAATGGATAGAAAGTAACAATCAACCTCTTTTTAAACAAATTCAAGCTAAGGTTAAAAATAATACTTGGGAAATATTAGGAGGGATGTGGGTTGAGCCTGAAGTTAATTTAATCAGTGGAGAATCCCTTGTTAGACAAGTATTATATGGACAAAAATATTTTAAAGAAAAATTTGATCGATATAATCGAGTGGCATGGTTGCCCGATAGTTTTGGTTTTCCTGCCCAATTACCGCAAATTCTTCGTTTAGGAGAAATAGACTATTTCGTCACGGGTAAATTACACTGGAATGATACGAATAAATTTCCCCATGGTTGTTTTTGGTGGCAGTCTCCTGATGGTAGTGGTATTTTTACTGCCATGTCTCCCCCCAATATTGCAGGGGTGATGAATACTAATCCTGTGGTGATGACTGATTATAGTGTGGACTGGGAAAAAGAAACGGGGTTAGGGGATATTTTTTGGTTGCCGGGGGTAGGTGATCATGGGGGAGGGCCTACCCGTGATATGTTGGATGTAGTGACACGTTATGATGAATCTCCATTTTTTCCTCGGGTTAATTTTACAGAGGCAGAGGATTATTTGGATATAATTAGTAGTGGTTTAAGTAATAATATTCCTGTGTGGAATGAGGAACTTTATTTAGAGTTGCATCGGGGTTGTTATACTACCCATGGAGATCAAAAATATTTTAATAGATATTGTGAAAAAATACTTTTTCAGGCTGAATTATTTAGTACAATTAATTATTTATTAAATAAAAAATATAATATTAGTATATCTGGTAATAACAATAATCAAGTAGAAATTGATGAATTATGGAAAAAAATATTATTAAATCAATTTCATGATATTCTTCCCGGAACTTCTATTAATCCTGTTTTTGATGATGCTAATGTTATTTGGCAGGAGGTCGTTGAGCGGGGAGAGTTTATTTTAAAGGAAAGTCTAAAGGCGATCGCCCTTAAAATTAGTAAGAAAAAAGTAGATAGAAATAAAAAAGAAAAAAGAGTAATTATTTTTAATAGCTTAAACTGGCAACGCTCGGAAATAGTGAAAATAGATATTGATAATCAAAATTGTCAAGTCAGAGATTCTCAAGGCGATATTTTACCAACCCAAATTACTGAAGATAATAAATTATTGGTATGGGTAGAGAATATTCCCCCATTGGGTTATACTCAGCTTACTCTTACTCCAACACAAGGAAAAGAATATCCCGATAATTCTCCCCAATCCGAAGTAAAAAAAGATCAGCAATTATTAACTGACGAGCAAAAAATATCAGCAGAAATAAACTTCATTTTAGAAAATGAATATATACAAGCAACAATTAATCCTCACACGGGCAACTTAACCAGTATTTATGATTATAAAATTGGTCAAGAAATTTTGGGAGGAGAGGGCAACGAGTTACAACTATTCCAAGATAAGGGACAATACTGGGATGCTTGGAATATTGATCCTAATTATGAAAAGTATCCCTTAGAAAAAACTAAACTAATTAGTATTGAATGGCTAGAAAAAGGAACTTTAAGACAGGTAATAAAAATCGTCAAAAAATATAATAAATCCACCTTTACTCAAAAATATATCCTACACTGTAATAGTCCCATTCTTTATATAGAAAACAAGGTCGATTGGCAGGAAGAATATACCCTATTAAAAGTTAATTTTCCTCTCAATTTTGAAAGTGCGATCGCCCATTATGAAACTCCCTGCGCCGTCATGGAATATAATACCAATCCTCAGACGGCTTTAGAAAAAGCCAAATGGGAAATTTGCGCCCATCATTGGGTTGATTTGAGTAATGATAAATATGGTGTAAGTTTACTAAACAATTGTAAGTATGGTCATGATTTTAAGCCCAACCAAATCCGCCTAAGTTTACTGCGTAGTCCAAAATGGCCTGACTCTACTTCCGATATGATGATACATGAATTTACCTACGGTATTTATCCCCATCAAAATAGTTGGCAGGAGGCAAAGACAATTAATAGGAGCTATGAATTAAATGTCCCTTTACAAGTGTTAATTTTGGATAATGAGGAGGAGAGTTTTAGTTATTTACCCGAAAGCCAAGAATTTTTTAACCTAGGTGCAGATGGTTTAATTTTAATGAGCTTTAAACGGAGTTATGATGATGATAATCAAATCATTTTACGTTGTTATCAATCAGGGAATAAAGTTGTTAATTTTGACTTAAAAAATAGTTTAGATTTAAAAATCAAAAACAAGGTTAATATTTTGGAAAATCATCTTAATAAGATTGATGATAATAATGTGATTAAACCTTGGGAAATTGCTAGTTATTCTCTTATTTCTAATAAGAAAATTTAA
- a CDS encoding UspA domain-containing protein (PFAM: Universal stress protein family~COGs: COG0589 Universal stress protein UspA and related nucleotide-binding protein~InterPro IPR006016:IPR006015~KEGG: cyc:PCC7424_5095 UspA domain protein~PFAM: UspA domain-containing protein~SPTR: UspA domain protein), with amino-acid sequence MMSNQKLENKKISLGFHKIVVTLDYPETNMEVYQQALDIAEKYRGQLTLCHCLHENLSHNADLLMPSVVGSGMYASEVWETEQEILENNRKKITEWLESLQAQAEEKQIRCEYVCLTGNIASEICELAEEWDADLIVTGRRGLKGLGEALLGSVSNYIVHHAPCTVLVIQHGDKK; translated from the coding sequence ATGATGAGTAACCAAAAATTAGAAAACAAAAAAATATCCCTAGGCTTTCATAAAATAGTCGTCACTTTAGACTACCCAGAAACAAACATGGAAGTCTATCAACAAGCCTTAGACATTGCCGAAAAATATCGAGGGCAACTAACACTATGTCACTGCTTACATGAAAATCTATCCCATAACGCAGACTTGTTAATGCCTTCGGTGGTTGGTAGCGGTATGTACGCCTCAGAAGTATGGGAAACAGAACAAGAAATTTTAGAAAATAATCGAAAAAAAATCACTGAATGGCTAGAATCTTTACAAGCCCAAGCAGAAGAAAAACAAATAAGATGCGAATATGTTTGCCTCACGGGTAATATTGCCTCAGAAATTTGTGAATTGGCAGAAGAATGGGATGCTGATTTAATAGTTACAGGGCGCCGTGGTTTAAAAGGCTTGGGAGAGGCTTTATTGGGTAGTGTCAGTAATTATATTGTCCACCATGCCCCTTGTACGGTTTTAGTGATTCAACATGGCGATAAAAAATAA
- a CDS encoding hypothetical protein (COGs: COG2220 Zn-dependent hydrolase of the beta-lactamase fold~KEGG: mar:MAE_15230 hypothetical protein~SPTR: Putative uncharacterized protein), whose amino-acid sequence MQLTWFDSNSWLIEIADKRILLDPWLVGTLTFGNLNWLFEGKKCSPPPIPENIDFILLSQGLEDHAHPATLKELDHNIAVVASPNATKVCQELGYQHITTLNHGESHIIDGKIEIKAVKGSPVGPTLVENGYIIKDLTNGDSLYYEPHGFHSQNLQTETNIKAIITPLTNIKIPLIGPVIKGQKSALEVCKWLKPEYILPTAAGGDIEFKGFLINLLKEEGSLDSFRSMLKNENLSTQVIEPQPYEAVTLS is encoded by the coding sequence ATGCAATTAACATGGTTTGATAGTAACTCTTGGTTAATCGAGATTGCTGATAAAAGAATTTTACTAGACCCTTGGTTAGTGGGAACGTTAACTTTTGGTAATTTAAACTGGTTATTTGAGGGAAAAAAATGTAGTCCTCCACCAATCCCCGAAAATATTGACTTTATTTTACTTTCTCAAGGCTTAGAAGACCACGCGCATCCTGCCACCCTCAAGGAATTGGATCATAATATTGCGGTTGTAGCCTCTCCCAATGCCACAAAAGTATGTCAAGAGTTAGGTTATCAACATATAACCACCCTCAACCATGGTGAAAGTCACATCATCGATGGGAAAATTGAAATCAAGGCCGTGAAAGGTTCTCCTGTAGGCCCTACTTTGGTGGAAAATGGTTATATTATCAAGGATTTGACTAATGGAGATTCTCTATATTATGAACCCCATGGCTTCCACTCTCAAAATTTGCAGACAGAGACGAATATAAAAGCCATTATTACCCCTCTCACCAATATTAAGATACCCCTGATTGGTCCTGTGATTAAGGGGCAAAAGAGCGCTTTGGAAGTGTGCAAATGGCTTAAGCCTGAATATATTTTACCTACGGCGGCGGGGGGCGATATTGAGTTTAAGGGATTTTTAATTAATTTATTGAAGGAGGAGGGAAGTCTGGACAGTTTTCGCTCGATGTTGAAAAATGAAAACTTATCCACTCAGGTGATTGAGCCTCAGCCCTATGAGGCAGTGACTTTAAGTTAG